A portion of the Ferrimicrobium sp. genome contains these proteins:
- a CDS encoding ABC transporter ATP-binding protein: MTNPCLEVHNLSHRTRQNTGLHRLRRREILHELSCTIGTNRVVGLVGEIGAGKTTLLHCLAGLRPVTQGKVTLDGAPLRRGDIALVDQQASLPSRLSIAELGELGRGYNTTFDYASYEGLIDAFDLPRDSTIKRASEGQRKVTAIAAALARHPRLLLLDEPLAALDPMSRRQIMGEVLAQAAEHQTMVIISSHLVVDIERDCDWLLILDGGRLIVSEAIDDLVRRHAYVAGPPPTGSTLVMGGTTRSMVRFDAPTDSTDEHPGLEEIVIGYLQTGHSLRSYDKQATRLPVSNKVSHKGVQP; this comes from the coding sequence ATGACAAATCCATGCCTTGAAGTTCACAATCTGTCGCATCGAACCCGCCAGAACACTGGTTTGCATCGACTCCGACGACGGGAGATTTTACACGAGCTCAGCTGCACGATCGGGACCAACCGCGTCGTCGGCCTCGTCGGCGAGATTGGAGCCGGCAAGACGACACTATTGCACTGCTTGGCTGGCCTGCGACCGGTGACCCAGGGCAAGGTGACCCTGGACGGAGCACCGCTTCGTCGTGGTGATATCGCCCTGGTCGACCAACAAGCATCACTACCCAGTCGACTGAGCATCGCCGAGTTAGGTGAACTGGGGCGTGGCTACAACACAACCTTCGATTACGCCTCCTATGAAGGTCTCATCGATGCGTTCGATCTCCCTCGCGACTCAACGATCAAAAGAGCCTCCGAAGGGCAGCGCAAGGTCACCGCCATTGCGGCTGCCCTCGCACGCCATCCCCGGCTTCTGCTACTAGACGAGCCACTCGCTGCACTCGATCCGATGTCAAGGCGACAGATCATGGGTGAGGTGCTTGCACAAGCCGCCGAGCATCAGACCATGGTCATCATCTCTTCCCATCTCGTCGTCGATATTGAACGCGACTGCGACTGGCTCCTCATTCTCGACGGTGGTCGCCTAATCGTCTCGGAGGCCATTGACGACCTGGTTAGGCGCCACGCCTATGTGGCGGGCCCCCCACCAACCGGCTCCACCCTCGTTATGGGAGGAACGACACGGTCGATGGTCCGTTTTGACGCTCCAACCGACAGCACCGATGAGCATCCAGGCCTTGAAGAGATCGTCATCGGCTATCTCCAAACTGGGCACAGCCTTCGGTCATACGACAAGCAGGCAACCCGGCTGCCAGTCAGCAACAAAGTCAGTCACAAAGGAGTGCAACCATGA